From the Streptomyces nigrescens genome, one window contains:
- a CDS encoding collagenase → MRYRFPLPRYVAGGLAACLATAGLLAAPALAAPRSPDADRAVTASRTTHHPVPPITGPTAGANERPALQGRPRGVAQLPPLSAKNPPTSSTAAARHKNGTKHGAAASCTPSDFGSRTGSELVTFVQASTTDCVNTLFSVTGKDAHDVFREDQMVTIAHAFQSGATAYPGDNSGNVLQLVLFLRAGYYVQSNHQDDVGDYGPTLAAASQGGLDAFLSNSHSKDVTSGNGDVLSEVIILTDSANEQARYLNTYKQVLSGYNSSYDDIPSMLAAVNDVYTPLWRGNWNPDYVKAVTADPSIVDTLNTFALDHLDMLGTDNSYLDSNAGMNVARYVEHPALKDKVRPLMKGLLDASKITGPTAPLWVTVASQADAYDQANCSYFGVCDLSGQLTKAALPITHTCDATHTVKAQSLTPEELETTCASVLGQGSYVRDLVKNNGPIPGQYESTIQLIVFGSRNDYQTYAGAIYGVDTNNGGITMIGDPTKPDNQPMSLMYQRSDDNGFPARIWNLNHEYTHYLDARDDMKGDFGQQTSVPDIWWIEGLGEYVSYSYRKITDNEAVTEAGKHTYKLSTLFQSTYDNSDVTRTYPWGYLAVRYMFEKHPEDIATMLSHFRTGDYAGGYAVYNTDIGTRYDADFDAWLTTCANGACAAKPALTTTPPSQRPPARPST, encoded by the coding sequence ATGCGCTACCGCTTCCCCCTGCCCAGATATGTGGCCGGCGGACTGGCCGCCTGCCTCGCCACGGCCGGTCTGCTGGCCGCGCCGGCACTGGCGGCGCCACGCTCGCCGGATGCCGACCGGGCCGTCACCGCGTCCCGGACCACCCACCACCCCGTCCCCCCGATCACCGGCCCGACAGCCGGCGCGAACGAAAGGCCCGCACTGCAGGGCCGGCCGCGCGGCGTCGCCCAGCTCCCCCCGCTCAGCGCGAAGAATCCCCCCACTTCTTCGACTGCGGCGGCGCGACACAAGAACGGCACGAAGCACGGCGCCGCGGCCTCCTGCACCCCGTCCGACTTCGGCAGCCGTACCGGATCCGAACTGGTCACGTTCGTCCAGGCGTCGACCACGGACTGCGTCAACACCCTGTTCAGCGTCACCGGCAAAGACGCGCACGACGTCTTCCGCGAGGACCAGATGGTCACCATCGCCCACGCCTTCCAGAGCGGGGCGACCGCGTATCCCGGTGACAACTCGGGCAACGTGCTGCAGCTCGTACTGTTCCTGCGCGCCGGCTATTACGTGCAGTCCAACCATCAGGACGATGTCGGCGACTACGGCCCGACCCTGGCAGCGGCCAGCCAAGGCGGGCTGGACGCCTTCCTCTCCAACTCGCACTCCAAGGACGTCACTTCGGGCAACGGCGATGTCCTGAGCGAGGTCATCATCCTCACGGACAGCGCCAACGAGCAGGCCCGCTACCTGAACACCTACAAGCAGGTGCTCAGCGGCTACAACAGCTCCTACGACGACATCCCCAGCATGCTGGCCGCCGTCAACGACGTCTACACGCCTCTCTGGCGCGGGAACTGGAACCCCGACTACGTCAAGGCGGTCACCGCCGATCCCAGCATCGTCGACACCCTCAACACCTTCGCGCTCGACCACCTGGACATGCTGGGCACCGACAATTCCTACCTCGACTCCAACGCCGGGATGAACGTCGCGCGGTACGTCGAGCACCCGGCCCTCAAGGACAAGGTCCGGCCGCTCATGAAGGGCCTGCTGGACGCCTCGAAGATCACCGGTCCGACCGCTCCCCTGTGGGTCACCGTCGCTTCCCAGGCCGACGCCTACGACCAGGCCAACTGCTCGTACTTCGGGGTCTGCGACCTGTCCGGCCAGCTGACCAAAGCAGCACTGCCGATCACCCACACCTGCGACGCGACACACACCGTCAAGGCGCAGTCGCTGACGCCCGAGGAGCTCGAAACCACCTGCGCCAGCGTCCTGGGCCAGGGCTCGTACGTCCGCGACCTGGTGAAGAACAACGGCCCGATCCCCGGCCAGTACGAGTCGACCATCCAGCTCATCGTGTTCGGCAGCCGCAACGACTACCAGACCTACGCCGGGGCCATCTACGGCGTCGACACCAACAACGGCGGCATCACGATGATCGGGGACCCGACCAAGCCCGACAACCAGCCCATGTCCCTGATGTACCAGCGGAGCGACGACAACGGCTTCCCGGCCCGGATCTGGAACCTCAACCACGAGTACACGCACTACCTCGACGCCCGTGACGACATGAAGGGCGACTTCGGCCAGCAGACGTCGGTCCCGGACATCTGGTGGATCGAGGGCCTCGGCGAGTACGTCTCGTACAGCTACCGCAAGATCACCGACAACGAGGCGGTCACCGAGGCCGGCAAGCACACCTACAAGCTGAGCACGCTGTTCCAGAGCACCTACGACAACAGCGATGTGACCCGCACCTATCCCTGGGGCTACCTCGCGGTCCGCTACATGTTCGAAAAGCACCCCGAGGACATCGCCACCATGCTCAGCCACTTCCGCACCGGCGACTACGCCGGCGGCTACGCCGTCTACAACACCGACATCGGCACCCGCTACGACGCCGACTTCGACGCCTGGCTCACCACCTGCGCCAACGGCGCCTGCGCCGCCAAACCAGCCCTGACCACCACACCTCCGTCACAGCGGCCTCCGGCCCGACCGTCCACCTGA
- a CDS encoding NAD(P)H-dependent flavin oxidoreductase — MAEKLRSPSDSETETLGEGNVTPLTTPLCRQLGIEVPVVQAPIGSAVTTDLVAAVAEAGGLGTLALTWVTADEAVRRIREVRRLTPRPFAVNLVLDFPVDEILDACLAEGVPIISTFWGDPSAVAERARSAGAVHLHTVGSVSEAERAVAAGVDVIVAQGCEAGGHVRGEATTMALVPAVVDAVHPVPVIAAGGIADGRGLAAVLALGAQAGWLGTRFLTACEAATHEVYRQAVIRAAPQDAVHTRCFDGGWPDAPHRALRNSTLSTWEAAGRPAAPNRPGEGAVLAGSADGRTWSRYEDMVPVPGMSGDLEALALYAGQSAGLVHDVAPAGRIVADIAARAAALRGV; from the coding sequence GGGAGGGCAACGTGACGCCGTTAACCACGCCTCTGTGCCGGCAGTTGGGAATCGAGGTGCCCGTGGTGCAGGCGCCCATCGGGTCCGCGGTCACGACGGATCTGGTGGCTGCGGTGGCGGAGGCGGGTGGGCTCGGAACCCTCGCTCTGACGTGGGTCACCGCGGACGAGGCGGTGCGTCGGATCCGGGAGGTTCGGCGGTTGACGCCGAGGCCCTTCGCTGTGAACTTGGTGCTGGACTTCCCGGTCGACGAGATCCTCGATGCCTGCCTGGCGGAAGGCGTGCCGATCATCTCGACGTTCTGGGGGGATCCCTCGGCCGTCGCCGAACGCGCGCGCTCGGCCGGTGCCGTTCACCTCCACACCGTCGGTTCCGTCTCCGAGGCTGAACGCGCCGTTGCCGCAGGCGTCGATGTGATCGTGGCCCAGGGGTGTGAAGCAGGCGGTCACGTGCGCGGGGAGGCCACCACGATGGCGCTCGTTCCCGCCGTCGTGGACGCCGTACACCCGGTGCCCGTCATCGCGGCCGGCGGCATCGCCGACGGGCGCGGGCTCGCCGCCGTACTGGCCCTCGGGGCCCAGGCCGGATGGCTGGGCACCCGATTCCTGACGGCGTGCGAGGCGGCCACACACGAGGTCTACCGCCAGGCCGTGATCCGGGCGGCGCCCCAGGACGCGGTGCACACGCGGTGCTTCGACGGAGGCTGGCCCGACGCCCCGCATCGGGCACTGCGCAACTCCACCCTCAGCACCTGGGAGGCCGCGGGCCGTCCCGCCGCGCCGAACCGTCCTGGTGAAGGCGCTGTGCTGGCCGGCAGCGCCGACGGTCGGACTTGGTCGCGCTACGAGGACATGGTCCCCGTGCCCGGCATGTCAGGCGACTTGGAAGCTCTTGCCCTCTACGCGGGCCAGAGCGCCGGACTGGTCCATGACGTCGCTCCGGCGGGCCGCATCGTGGCCGACATCGCCGCTCGTGCCGCAGCCCTCAGGGGCGTTTGA